The following coding sequences lie in one Populus nigra chromosome 15, ddPopNigr1.1, whole genome shotgun sequence genomic window:
- the LOC133673920 gene encoding transcription initiation factor TFIID subunit 10 codes for MNNTSSSNSQQQQQSSEARHDDDAALTEFLASLMDYTPTIPDELVEHYLAKSGFQCPDVRLVRLVAVATQKFVADVATDALQQCKARPAPVVKDKRDKQQKEKRLILTMEDLSKALSEYGVNVKHQEYFADSPSTGMDPASREE; via the exons ATGAACAACACGAGCAGCAGTAACAGTCAGCAACAGCAGCAGTCAAGTGAAGCAAGGCACGATGATGATGCCGCTCTCACTGAATTCCTCGCTTCTTTAATGGATTACACTCCCACT ATTCCTGATGAATTAGTGGAGCATTACTTGGCTAAAAGTGGGTTTCAATGTCCTGATGTCAGATT GGTTAGATTAGTAGCTGTTGCGACACAGAAGTTTGTTGCAGATGTTGCAACTGATGCTCTTCA GCAATGCAAGGCACGGCCGGCACCAGTAGTTAAAGACAAAAGGGACAAGCAGCAAAAG GAAAAGCGCCTAATTTTGACAATGGAGGATCTGTCGAAGGCACTGAGTGAG TATGGTGTAAACGTGAAGCACCAGGAGTATTTTGCTGATAGCCCATCGACTGGGATGGATCCTGCTTCAAGAGAAGAGTGA
- the LOC133673739 gene encoding disease resistance protein RPM1-like translates to MAMIAVEVVLEKLASFVAEETRFLGGVRGGIVELQDDLYSMKSFLQDAEERSESDQGLRAWVKQVRDVAYDAEDILEEFMLRFAPSHGSGFTHHLRNSYRSIRKLSARHRLAVQLQSIKARVKAISERRNAFSLNRIDMPSTSSATVEKWHDPRLAALYLDEADVVGIENPKHQLVSWLVEGEEKLSSISVVGMGGLGKTTLVKKVYDSQPIRRSFDTHCWVTVSKSFASTELLRVALQGFLVTANEPVPDNLQSMTDLQLIDALRSYLWRRRYVIVLDDVWTVNAWETIKYAFPDCNSGSRIIFTTRLSNLAESIENTGRVYKLKALPENEAWTLFCMKAFRGEHKAVCPPELEEMSRNILKKCEGLPLAIVAIGGLLSKKKNKGLEWKKVHDCLATELKSNNDLGSLRRILQLSYDDLPYYLKQCYLYLSVFPEDYLIKRMKLIRLWMVERFVEEKQGFTMEEVAEEYLNELVNRSLIQVVEMNYFNRVKTCRVHDLMREIIQMKSREESFVMIANGARIGQNEKVRRLSIHENSEEVHSDMRFRYLWSLLSFSSHHSFEHGFRNYKLLRVLNLDRAPLSSFLPELVELIHLRYLSLRYTMISELPESIRKLKYLEILDLKRSFVSSLPAGITQLTCLCQLRNYRHSFQPASFFPDTHGMRVPSGIGRLTSLQKLGSVEVEDYELVRELGKLTSLRRLGILKLREEQGMDLCYTLDRLKHLTALYLVSLNKTEFLQFDSLSSPPKYLQRLYLKCSLPALPGWIASLQYISKLVLQYSNLKSDPLKALQKLPSLVLLELRQAYAGEELCCDPSGFPKLKKLGLHELERLRRIRIATGSMPGLERLDITACTVLETVPDGIENLNNIEDLVLWHMPSTFIKTIMRYSEDFWRVQHVTTITRIYESWGRWVSETLL, encoded by the coding sequence ATGGCCATGATCGCAGTGGAGGTGGTGCTCGAGAAACTGGCTTCCTTTGTGGCAGAAGAAACACGGTTCTTGGGAGGAGTTAGAGGGGGAATCGTTGAACTACAGGATGATTTGTATAGCATGAAATCTTTCCTTCAGGATGCGGAAGAAAGGAGTGAGAGTGATCAAGGACTGAGAGCCTGGGTCAAACAAGTGAGAGATGTGGCTTATGATGCTGAGGACATTCTTGAAGAGTTCATGCTCCGGTTTGCTCCATCTCACGGGAGTGGTTTTACCCATCATCTTCGCAATTCATATCGTTCCATCCGTAAATTAAGTGCGCGGCACCGGCTGGCAGTCCAGTTACAAAGCATTAAAGCAAGGGTGAAAGCCATTTCAGAGAGAAGAAATGCATTTTCTTTGAATAGGATAGACATGCCATCAACCTCCAGTGCTACCGTAGAGAAATGGCATGATCCCCGGTTAGCTGCTCTTTACTTAGATGAAGCTGATGTCGTGGGAATTGAGAACCCAAAACATCAACTGGTTTCGTGGCTTgtagaaggagaagaaaagctCTCCAGTATCTCTGTGGTTGGAATGGGTGGGTTGGGAAAAACAACCCTCGTAAAGAAAGTCTATGACAGCCAACCCATCAGAAGAAGCTTTGATACCCATTGTTGGGTTACAGTTTCCAAATCATTTGCATCCACGGAGCTTCTACGAGTTGCTCTGCAGGGGTTTCTGGTGACAGCAAACGAACCTGTTCCAGATAATTTGCAATCAATGACTGACCTCCAATTAATTGATGCTCTAAGAAGTTATCTATGGAGAAGGAGGTATGTCATTGTTTTGGATGATGTATGGACTGTAAACGCTTGGGAAACAATAAAGTATGCATTTCCTGATTGTAACTCTGGTAGTAGAATTATCTTCACTACACGTTTAAGTAACTTGGCTGAATCTATAGAGAACACCGGTCGTGTTTATAAACTCAAAGCTTTACCAGAAAATGAAGCTTGGACCCTCTTTTGTATGAAAGCCTTTAGAGGGGAACATAAGGCTGTATGCCCTCCAGAACTGGAAGAGATGTCTCGAAATATCTTAAAGAAGTGTGAGGGACTGCCACTTGCAATTGTAGCAATAGGAGGCCTACTgtcgaagaagaaaaataaaggtttgGAATGGAAGAAAGTCCATGACTGCCTAGCTACAGAATTGAAAAGTAACAACGACCTTGGGAGTCTACGTAGAATACTTCAACTAAGTTATGATGATCTTCCTTACTACCTCAAACAGTGTTATTTGTATTTAAGTGTATTTCCAGAGGACTATTTGATAAAAAGAATGAAGTTGATCCGGTTATGGATGGTTGAAAGGTTTGTGGAAGAGAAGCAAGGCTTTACAATGGAGGAAGTGGCAGAGGAATACCTTAATGAACTCGTGAATAGGAGTTTGATCCAAGTGGTGgagatgaattattttaatagggTCAAGACATGTCGTGTTCATGATCTAATGCGAGAAATCATTCAAATGAAATCCAGGGAAGAATCTTTTGTTATGATAGCAAACGGAGCAAGAATCGGCCAGAATGAGAAAGTTCGGCGTCTATCAATCCATGAAAACTCTGAGGAAGTACATTCAGATATGAGATTTCGTTATCTGTGGTCTTTGTTGTCATTTTCTTCACATCATTCTTTCGAGCATGGTTTTCGCAATTACAAGCTGCTGAGAGTATTGAATTTAGATCGAGCTCCCCTTTCCAGCTTCCTACCTGAATTGGTTGAACTGATTCATTTGAGATACTTAAGCTTGAGATATACCATGATAAGTGAGCTTCCAGAGTCCATAAGGAAGCTCAAGTACTTGGAAATACTTGATTTGAAAAGGAGTTTTGTATCTTCTTTGCCTGCTGGAATCACACAACTGACATGTCTTTGCCAGCTCCGTAACTATCGACACAGTTTCCAGCCAGCGTCGTTCTTCCCAGACACTCATGGAATGAGAGTTCCATCAGGAATAGGAAGATTGACGAGCCTGCAGAAATTGGGAAGCGTCGAAGTTGAAGATTATGAGTTAGTCAGGGAGTTGGGGAAGCTAACTTCGTTGAGAAGGCTAGGCATTTTAAAGCTGAGAGAAGAGCAGGGAATGGATCTATGTTATACTTTGGACAGGTTGAAACACCTTACTGCATTGTATCTTGTTTCACTAAACAAAACTGAATTCTTACAATTTGACTCTCTTTCATCTCCTCCGAAATATCTCCAACGACTATATCTCAAATGTAGTCTTCCAGCTTTACCAGGATGGATAGCTTCACTCCAGTATATTTCCAAGCTAGTGCTTCAATATTCTAATCTGAAAAGTGATCCTCTCAAGGCCCTCCAGAAATTGCCTAGTTTGGTGTTGCTTGAACTCCGTCAAGCTTATGCAGGGGAAGAACTGTGTTGTGATCCTAGTGGATTTCCAAAGCTGAAGAAGCTAGGTCTCCATGAACTGGAGAGATTGCGGCGCATCAGAATAGCAACAGGATCAATGCCTGGGTTAGAGAGGCTAGACATCACAGCATGCACGGTGCTAGAAACCGTGCCGGATGGGATTGAAAACCTGAACAATATAGAAGACCTGGTTCTGTGGCATATGCCTTCAACATTCATCAAGACAATAATGAGGTACAGTGAAGATTTCTGGAGAGTTCAACATGTCACAACAATCACCCGTATCTACGAGAGCTGGGGGAGATGGGTCTCTGAAACTCTTCTGTAA
- the LOC133673821 gene encoding uncharacterized protein At1g32220, chloroplastic-like: protein MTSLASRLIQSRTSLSKLYTIAASRNGRYLSTDSNKVDEPFKVEEAETVNVPPPSTEKLLVLGGNGFVGSHICKEAVDRGLTVASLSRSGRPSIHDSWVNNVIWHQGSLLSSYSWTEALNGVTSVISCVGGFGSQSYMYKINGTANINAIRAASEKGVKRFVYISSADFGLANYLLQGYYEGKKAAETELLTKFAYGGVILRPGFIYGTRNVGSVKLPLGVIGSPLEMVLQHAKPLKQLPLVGPLFTPPVNVTAVAKVAVRAATDPVFPPGIIDVYGIQRYSQQGAA, encoded by the exons ATGACTTCTCTTGCTTCACGTTTGATCCAATCAAGAACTTCCCTCTCCAAATTATA tACAATTGCTGCATCAAGAAATGGGAGATATCTATCAACTGATTCTAACAAGGTTGATGAACCCTTTAAAGTTGAGGAGGCTGAGACAGTGAATGTACCTCCACCCTCGACAGAGAAG TTGCTTGTATTGGGTGGAAATGGATTTGTTGGTTCTCATATCTGCAAAGAAGCTGTAGACCGTGGCTTAACTGTTGCTAGCCTGAGCAG GTCTGGTAGGCCATCGATACATGATTCATGGGTTAACAATGTGATTTGGCATCAAG GAAGCCTACTCTCATCTTATTCATGGACGGAAGCTCTAAATGGGGTCACCTCTGTT ATTTCTTGTGTAGGTGGTTTTGGCTCACAGTCTTATATGTATAAGATTAATGGAACTGCAAATATTAATGCAATTAGAGCTGCTTCAGAAAAAG GTGTTAAAAGATTTGTTTACATCTCTTCTGCCGACTTTGGCTTGGCCAATTACTTGCTGCAAGGATATTACGAGGGAAAG AAAGCTGCTGAAACAGAGTTATTGACCAAGTTTGCATACGGag GAGTGATTCTCAGGCCTGGGTTTATTTACGGAACTCGCAATGTTGGAAGTGTTAAGTTACCTCTAGGTGTGATTGGTTCTCCATTGGAGATG GTTCTTCAACATGCAAAACCACTCAAACAGCTTCCCCTTGTTGGGCCCTTGTTCACTCCCCCTGTCAATGTTACTGCTGTGGCAAAAGTTGCAGTAAGGGCAGCAACTGATCCAGTTTTCCCTCCAGGCATCATAGACGTTTACGGAATACAGCGGTATAGCCAGCAAGGGGCAGCATAG